In Lycium ferocissimum isolate CSIRO_LF1 chromosome 3, AGI_CSIRO_Lferr_CH_V1, whole genome shotgun sequence, the genomic window GTTGACACTATATACCTAATCTAAATTAGAAAGTTGAGGATTTGCCCCTTTCCAACTCAGGtcgaaatacatttttttcacACAATTTACGAAGCTTCAAAAGTCGTGACAGTGACGTGGAACTATGTGGGACCCATTGCCAGGACAGTTTCCTATACAGTTGCTCAAGCACATTAAAGTGCCAATTCTCCACCAAAATGAGATTACTGATGCGGTAGAAAGCTTAGATTCAGTTACTTTGGGAAATGACCaagtggaagaaaatcatgTGGAGTGTACTAGTAGTGTAAGAGAATTCTCTGCTAATGAAAGTATTTGGACTCAAATGGTTGAGATTGCAAAGTTTTCTGGGCCTGCAGTTGGGCTATGGTTATGTGGGCCTTTAATGAGTCTTATTGATACAGCTGTTGTTGGTCAAGGAAGTTCCATTGAACTTGCTGCTCTAGGTACAACTCAAAAGATattataagatgaaattgatcTTATTGTTCCAAAATTACCTTTACTTAcgtaatcaagaatcattaagtagtttttcttttctaaGAGTGAACACTTTCTTAAGGGTGTGCCTAAACTAGAAAAAAACCACTGAttatgaaatggagggagtattattttatatttatactaaattaaattaattcacTTTATCTTAAATCCTAAACTAGTTGATCAACTATGTGAATTTTTGTATGTCTGTTGTGCTTGTTCAGGCCATCTAATATTTGCGGTATCCATCATATTAGAGCGCATTTGGACATAAAAATGTGAAGTTTGAAAAAGAGtagtatttggaaaaaaattgaaaaatggtatttgaaaattggAGTTGTATTTGGACATgaataaaacttgaaaaaatgttgaatttttgtgagtgatttggagtaaaaaatgtgaaaacatGTACGTGGAGTTTTTCTAATTCCGGAAAATTGTAACAATtctatgtccaaacatgattcgGGAATAAAATTCGAGAAAAATACCTCTTGCACAATATGAGTCGGGGTGGACATTAGATTAGCAGGTATATAATTGTCAGGATGCCCCAAAACATTAGGAgcataaaaaattcaaatggaAAAAAAGCCATTACTATAATTGGCAAAGAAAGAGATCTTAATTTATCCTTAAGGATAGGGAGCTTCTCTTATATTATAGAAAGGTTTGTAGAAAAGGGATCCTTCAAATATCCCATGTTGTAGGGGCTTAAAAAAAAGCTCGTAGTTTAGGGGAAGTTAGAAGGGATGTCTTGGAAGGACAATAAAGAAACTCGACTTGAACAGTGCGTCCcgagaaaagtttttttttttttttttttttttttgagatccGACAACTCCGAAGTGCAAGGGGTAAACTCGGGATCGGATCGGATAGGATTGTGTGCGCCGAGCCCTTCGGGTCTCATATCTTTACCATACCTCCGTCCCCTATGTTAGGCGGTCATAATATATTGTTACGTTCTAGTGCTGTTATGCCAGAATAAAAGTGGAATGAAGTCCCACTTATACACTCCCTTCGTTCTACGAAACCTTGTTGATTCTAAAGTGAAAATTatccatggccaaacgggcccttagTTAATTGAAACTAGCTGATAAGCATCAACTGTTGGAAAACACTttttaagtaggcgtttggccatagattccaaatatttttcactttatttgaaatttatagagttggagttggagttgaagatcgagttgtgtttgattatacTTTTTGCAGAGGAGAGAAGAGACCACTTTATTGGAATTTATGAAGATGGAGTTGGAAAACAAGTTTGGAGCACTTTTCAAAATTTGGAATCCAACTCGAAGTTGGATTTGGGAATTTTATAACCAAATAcagattttaaaataaagtgaaatattttTCCGGAAAAAGGTGAATAATTCTCATAGCCAAACGGCTAAGTGTTAAAGCTAACTTAAGCTCACATAGGCAAAGTTGTTTACTGTTGTATACTCATTTCTGCTAATGGTTCATCTTAAAACTTTTAATTGGCAGGTCCGGGAACTGTCTTTTGTGATAACACAAGCTATATTTTTATGTTCCTCTCAATTGCCACTTCGAATTTAGTTGCTACTTCACTTGCAAGgcaggtaaaaaaaaatttgggaattGCTGTTGTACTTTTTGATGGCTGATTTAATTACCATTATTTGAGCATTGTCTTGGGTTCTGGCGCAGGACAAAGATCAAGTTCAGCATCAGATATCTATCTTGCTTTTCCTTGGGTTGGTCTGTGGTGTTCTAATGTTTTTCATTACGAGATTGTTTGGTATTCGTGCACTAACTTGTAAGCAATTCTCATACTCTTTTCAAGTGGTGAATGTATCAAGTGCGAGATTGATATTTCCAATCTCCTCTTTTTCCCTCAGTGGTGGCACAACTAATGGTTTTATTTGTCTGAATATCAGCTTTTACAGGGGCCAAGAATATACAAATCATAAACTCAGCAAACACTTATATCCAGGTTATTCTGCTCTTAATAGTTTGCTCGTTCTAAAGATCTTTTTAGCTTTCTTTATTCCTTTTAACGTCATTGTGTTACTTGAGGAACGCCAATGCTTTTTCTGTTTTTTGGTTGGTGACACATTAGATAAACTTTCCAGTGAGGAAGGATTTATTTTGTTGATCAATTAGATACATCTATATAGGGCCAAACTATATCGAATATTTGAACAGTGTCCAGTTCGGTAAACCATCAAATGACACAGATTTGAAAGTCCAGCTTAGGTTAGATGGAGAATTTGCCCCtgaaaatgtgaaattttgcTCCAAAGAGAAGAATAACTTGGTGGAGGTGGAAAAGTTGAGAGTAAATTGAATGATTGATTAAAAATCGTCTCTGAAAGTTCTTGTTAAGATGTTAAGCTTTGGGGTTTTGCCTGTCCTAGTGGACACTTGCAGTCTCGCAGATAGAGACATAGAGTCATTTGATAAACATTGTCGATTTATCTGCTATAGAAGGCGTATAAACGCGTGTGCTAGAAATGTAATATCATTTTCTAGTATGATCAAGTTATATTATTGCTATACTTGGTGTCTTTAAGCTTAACTTCAACTGAATGGTACATTTTATGGTGATAGATTCGAGGCTTGGCATGGCCAGCTCTGCTGGCTGGTTGGGTAGCCCAAAGTGCAAGGTACAGTTTACCTATTCTCaaatatgttgcaacatattaATATTTTCCTTTAGACATTGTCGACTAGAATCTAGTGGCCTTACTGATCTGGAGGTCTGTGTTATTCTATTACATCTTGTTCTTTCGTCTTAGAAGATTTGTTTAGAATAAACTATTAACATATGTCCCCAGTTTGATTCTTCATCActttctatgattttatgtaagCTAAGTCCTCTGTCCATCATTTATCAAGGTTCACTATTTTCTACTTTGGATCCAAGGGAATGGTGAGATTGATGACAATGTCACTCATCGTATTGGAGCGAgatggatgaaatggaagctCGCATCAGGTGTGTTGTGCGACAAGAAGGTGCCGCCTAGACTTAAgggaaagttctacaaagtggtggttagaccgactatgttgtatgggacgGAGTGCTGGCCAGTTAAGAAAGCTCATGTCCAGAAGATGAAGGTAGCAGAGATGCAGATGCTGAGATGGATGTGCGGGCATACCCGGAGAGATATGATTTAGAATGAAGTGATTTGGGACAAGGTGGGTGTGGCCCCTGTGGTGGACAAGATGCTAGAAGGAAGGTTGAAATGGTTCGGCCATGTGCAGAGGAGATGCGCGGATGGGCCAGTGAGAAGGTGTGAGAGGCTGGCAGTGGTGGGCCTGAGGAGGGGGAGGAGTAGGCCAAAGAAGtcttggggagaggtgattcggCGGATAGGGCGCAtcttcagcttaccgaggacataaCCCTTGATAGGAGGGTGTGGAGGTCAAGTATCAGGGTAGAGGGCTAGTAGGGGGCCGTGAGGATTTCTTTTAAGTACTAGGCGTATTATTATCTTTGTTCTTTCGCGTATTTTTTTAGATCTCTATTATAACTtgattgtttctttctttctttctttaactgCATTTATCTTATTATATGTTGCTATTACTgcctattattattgttgtcttgacaccttctcttgagccgagggtctatcggaaacagcctccttacctcccaaggtaggggtaaggtctgcgtacactctactctTTCCAGACCCCATCTTGTgagattatactgggtatgttgttgttgttgttgtgctgCATGTTAATCTTGACCATGTAGGCGATCATTTGCTGCATATGTTAAGCACTCCTCTTGTCTTTCTTCTCGCcaaatttcatgtttctatTGAGTTGTATATATTGGGGATGAGTTGCGCTTGATGACAGCACGAATTCCAGCTTTAATAGGAGATCTATAATTAGCATTAATAACTCCACCAGCTCCACTTAGTTGCAGCCCTATAATTTTCCCTTGAATCAAATTAGCAAGGACAAGTAAGACAGAGGTGGAGTTTTTTATCTTTGTCATTTCAAGGCCAATTAAGATTCCTGCTTTCACTTACACATAAACAATGTAAAGGTCGTTGATGGATCTAAGCGAGACATTTCCGTATTATGTTCCCAGCTAGAAGAGAGATCCTTCTTTTATCAGTAATATGATATATTGATATGTACATTGTTCGTCCGTAAAATATGAAGGTAAGTTTATCTTTAGGTCACTTTTGAGGTGAAGATAGTTTATGTTGTTCTGACAGTATTACTTAGTTAAGATACTTACATTACATGATCAGTTTTGCTACCTTGTGATATATGTTTATTGCTCATCAATGCACAGTTTAGGCATGAAAGATTCATGGGGACCTTTAAAGGCTTTGGCAGTTGCTACTGTTGTTAATGGCATTGGCGACATAGTCTTGTGCAGAATTTTCAGTTATGGTATTGCTGGAGCGGCATGGGCAACAATGGTGTCCCAAGTAAACTACTCATTCCTATCAAGTCCTTTCTTTTATCCCTAAACATATTTGATGTGTTCTTCATCACTCTCTCTTCTATCTCCATTATCACACATCTTAAATAACCTTCCTAGCTTGGTAACGTCATTTTAGGTTGTTGCAGCCTATATGATGATCCAAGCACTGAATAATAAAGGCTATAAGGGTTTTGCTATCTCTGTTCCATCAATAGATGAACTTCTGCAGATATTCATGATTGCTGGCCCTGTGTTTCTAACAATGATGTCAAAGGTTTGTGTGAATTGAACTCATTTTAATTCGGTgccaaaatcatattttatgtgGACATCTGATATTATGCTGAACTACAGGTCGCATTCTACTCTCTACTGGTCTATTTTGCTACCTCAATGGGCACACAGACAGTTGCTGCTCATCAGGTATGCTTAACTCAGAGAATTTTTTTGCTGAAGTATTATTCTTATATATACTTTATTTCTTCATATTCCTTAAAAAGGTGCATAGATATGACAACTAACATATTGCCTTTTTATTTAGGTCATGGTACAACTGTTCATGATATGTGCAGTATGGGGTGAGCCTCTCTCTCAAACAGCACAGTCGTTTATGCCCGAGTTGTTATATGGAGTCAACCGAAATTTGTCAAAggttataatcttattttattaaaaatcaaaacacCTCATGCGTGAAAGTTGCTAGCTATCATGATTCATTGCAGGCGAACTCTTTGAGCACAGAGTTCTCTCATCATTCCTAATTACAATGCTCTAAAAGATGAATGTTTTGAATCAGGCCCGAATGCTGCTGAAGTCCctagtgattgttggagcatCATTCGGAATGGTACTGGCATCTCTTGCAGCATCAATTCCATGGTTATTCCCCAAAATATTTTCACCTGATCCTCAGGTCATACGTGAGGTTAGTTCTGTATATCCTTATATTTCCTTTCGGTTTAAGACATTGCATTCTAAACAAGATAGTAGATGATATTTGACACATTTTGTTTTCGTGAGGATGTTCATCCTCTTCCACGTACTTGCCAAAATAATATTGGCTTCTGCAGAAGCAAATAGAGAAATGATTAACAAACAATGATTGACCAAAAGAAATAATGACAGGAGGAAGTGTAAATTTAGTTACTTGCTTTGTTATACTGATTAGTTATTCTGTATACCTGATCATGACTGGATTAGTTATTTCTGCTGTGTAATTCTGTTTTTCCCTCCTTTATCATTCATACCTTTGTGTTATAATAATGAATAGGATAAACTCATAAGCTCAAAATTAGGTAACATGAAAGTTGTTAGTCCAAAGATCACAGAAGGAGATGGAAGGGTATTAGCTTCTTGGGTTCTTCACATgattcaaaatatatttgtatGGTTCTCCtgattatttttctcttttctatgAGTGCAGATGCATAAAGTGTTGCTGCCATACTTTCTAGCCCTATGTGTGACACCCAGCATTCTTAGTCTTGAGGGAACTCTGTTGGTATGTTTTCATTCTTTCTGTCAAGACTTTGTCTCTTCTTTATTTCGATGTCTTAGGCATCTTAATTAATCAACAGACAGTTTATTTCTGTTCATATGGTCACATCTCTATTCCGTGCTTGTAAGAAGATGAATCATTTCAAGTTAAGAGGGTAGATTATCTTCTCTCACAGGCAGAACTAGGATTTAAGTTGATTGGACAAGATGTATCTTCCATTTTTTCTGAGGGTTTCGTTCATATAATGAGGTTCCATAAATCCGTAGCCAGAAAATcaattgtttttttgttttttctggaaaatatttttttatattaaattaaagAAAACCCCTTTGTGTATGTGTGCCTCAAAACCAGAAGAGGGAATTCAATGCCAATCGCCATCTCCTTGGCACATGTGACGGTTATCACCTCTACCACGTCCTCCTTAATGTCCCTTGTTATCTCATGCGGAATTCTTCCTCTGTTGTATCTTTTACGAAATCATTATGAATACTTTAACACATTTTCACGAGAAAACTATATAATGAGCTGACTATTAGACAACTCTTGTAAAAATGTAAAACTGCAATTAATGAATCACTAATCCAACAAGCTAAAGAGAAGCTGTACCGTAAAGTTATATTGATAAGCTAAGTTATGTAAGTATTACCTAGagattgtgtgtgtgtgtgagtgagTGAGTGAgagggaaggggggggggggggggggggggatggtgAGGGAGATGATCTGCTATTTGTTTGCATTTAGCCAAAGCTTGTACTAAGAAGAACTGATTTTGAAGTTTTAGGTTTCTGTATTGGTATTTTATCCATAATGCCAATAATACATGAGAGCATTACTTGAACTCCAATTTGAATGTGGACAGTGTAAAAATGTTTGAAACATAGGGAAAAGAGTAAGAAAAACATGAAGTAATTAACTAGAATGCTatgtagaatttttttttccctgtaGTTCCTTTTGTGTAGTAATTTATGTTTCTTTACCAGGTAAAGGAGTATCAGCTTTCTCTATGATTTACTTCTAAATAGCTTTTGATCTTTTACTAAATATCCTTagcttgaatttccaactttgCCAACTTTACTTACAGAGAACTCTTACTCCCACTTCCATCTCCCATAAACTGTTGTGATCTTTATCATTTCCTCCTTTCCTAGCACATGCATCATTTCTCCATTTGTTATAACTATTATGTTTTGAGAAGCCTTTATCTCAACCTCTTGATGTTTTGATATCTATTCAGGCTGGACGAGACTTGAAATACATAAGCTTATCAATGAGCTCGATATTTGTTTTGGCTTCTCTTCTGCTCATGGTATGACATTCAATTTCGCTTCAAAGTATAAACACTTCATGGTGTACTGGCAATTCAAGCTCTTTGTATAAGCCTTGGACTGGCATTGTTCCTGCATTAGACCTTGATAACTCGAATTTAATCTCTTTACTTTTACCCCTTTCCATTTACACAATCCAATGTGAAGTGAAACTTTATCTAAGCAAGGATATGCACGGATGGGATAAAAAGTATTTACACAATCATGTCACTTATAAGTTAATTACATGTAGATTTTTATAATAAGCATTAACTAGTAACATGCTATAGTAGTTTAATCTGCATTGATCGTTAAAAATCTTTGAACTGTAAGTGCATATGACTTAAATCATTTTTGACGGTATCATTGTTTTGACATTTCCACTTATTGTTTCTTTGAACCAGTTGCTGAGCAGTAAAGGACTTGGTTTGTCTGTATGCTGGCTTGCACTTGTTATATTCCAATGGGTAAAATTCCATTACAACATACAAGCTTTTAAACATGCTTTTTCTTTGTAAAATCGACTGATGCCATAATGCTCTTTTTgcatttctattttgtttccAGTCTCGATTTTTCATGGCGCTACGACGGCTCACCTTGTCGGATGGCATACTCTATTCAGAAGAGTCAACACATTATGAGTTACAGAAGTTGAAAGCTGTATAGGATTCTAAGTTtcttacaacaacaaaaaaaaaaattacaacagAGAAAATGGAGATGGGATCCAACTCTTCCAATGGTAATGTATACCACAAATGTGCTATTTATTAAGTGGCAATATTAGCATACTTCTGTCTTTCATTGTTTTTTTGAAACCCGAAATGTGAAATCCAGCAAATTTTCGAAAGAAGTAAATAATGAAGGATAAAGCTTCCATTGAAAAATTAAACCCACAGACCTTGAATGAGCTAGGATATGACACAATTTTGAGAAACAAACGAAAGCATAAAAGATCAATGTATCATCCAAGTTGACAAGAATCGCTAGATGAAAAAATAGGAATTAGCGACGGACGAATTCTGTAGTGAAACAGCAAAATCTGTCGTTAATCCTATTTAGCGacaaattattgaaaaaaattgtgttAGCTACGAGCAATTTAGCGACGGATTAACGATGAAGTTCGTAGTTAATtttagtttttagtttttttttttttttggtagtgaATTGTTCTTCGCACTTCTTCATAAAGACATTTAACATCTTTAATTACTCCTATATGAGTATTATCCTAAAGTTTCCGTCAACGCTTTTCAAATGTCTCACTTAATTAACACTATAGAATAGTAAGGGTAGAGCtgagaaaaattaaaagtaaGAGACAACGACttattatttctctaaatgTCAAATACTATAAAGTAAATTCAGTTTGTCAAAATAACTACTCCAATACTTGAGACCACAGGGAGTATATCAAAAACTCAAAGAGACAATTTAAGTTTATAACTTATGCAGGTAGCTGAAAATATTATTGAAGTTTATATTTCCCCAACCACAACTTGCACATAATTAACTTGCCACTCAAGGGACAAGTCAAGAACAAGGTATCCATCACTGACCCTGTCACAACTAATAGAACATAATGGTTCATAATTAAATTTCTCTCACGGGAAATATTTTTGAGGTGGAGCTAAATGCTACTCCATATGTTCCAAATTATATGATTTAGTTTGAatagaaatttaagaaataaatgaacacTTCAAAAATTTGTGGCTCTAAAACATGTCATAGTAGCTGTGTGGCCTTAGATATTTTTGTGGTTATAAAAGCTTCTCATTAAGGATAAACTGGGAAGTATAAAGTTAATCATTTTCAAATTCAGAGAaatgattaaaaagaaaaatatgtcaCATGGACTAAAAAGGAGGGAGTGATAAAATTCCATTTTAACTACTCTAAAGTTGTTCGGTGAACAATGGTATCAAACACCATGCAAATAGAAAACATGCATTTGATAAGTTTGCAAGCTTTACCAAAACGTACCAAATTAACATGCAGGATGTAAAACAAGCTCCTAATACATGGCGTACGTAATGAGTTTGTTTCATCGTTTTTCCCAATGATCTTATAATCTTTACTAATACACTATAAAGATGCTAATATGAAATTATAGAAGTAATCTTGTGGGCGTGTTTGTGTCAACTTGGCTCCCCCTGAGCCAGAGATCGGTCAGATATTATGGGAAGTTGCTCCATGCAGTATATATAACTGAAAATACTAGTTAGGAAACTTACGGGTTTCTTCTTTAACGGAAGCGGATCTGCAGCAATCACGACTTCTATCACTGGTcacaacaatcatcacaaaacGGATGAATTTTCTTGATCCACAGTCAAGATATCCTCATAGAtgcaaagttttttttttttttaagaaaaccatGCCGTCATATATACTGTGGTGGATTTTCTCCCCCAACACCCCATATAATGATATATTTGTATGTTATAGGTAGAATTTAAGATGAGAACAAGCTAACTAACATTCTTTATGAATGGATCCGACCCAATACCTatatatttccaaattccaatacCTGATGATGAAAACTGGAATTAAcaaatacagtcaaacctctctataataacattgacatttaaataatatttcactgTTATcggtaaaaaaaaatgcatctgAAGATTCAATCATTTTTGTATGATTTCTCTTGCACCCTTTCCAATGGGTTTCGAAGATCAAAATTCTTTATTGATTAGCCCATAAACTGACCTTGGCAAATCCATGTACTCCATTGGATTATTCCTTCTGACTTAGCATATGTAATTGTCAAAATCCTAAGCTTAATTACACTTTATATATCAAAGgaaaatcttttaatgatggaaatatatattcatgtaGTAATACTCTTTGTCATAAATTGTTTATTAAAGTATCGAAATATTTGGTCAAACTCTCTAGACCTATTATTGATAATCTTATTGATTCTATATCTATAAAGATGATTAATCaatatattaccaaaaaagaaGATCGCTTTTATAgatggtaattttacaaacaGCGTGTTGCTAAAAAGGTGGTTGTTCTTTGTTATAGGTAAAATCTATTATAGAAAGGTAAagtataacataaaaaatcgattCTGGGAAAAACTTGATTGTTATAGAGATGTTATATAAGAATGTCGTTATAGAGAGGTTGGACGGTATATTGTCTaatgaaaagttcaaaataTATGACCATTTAGCAAGTCACGTAAAATGGGAAGTGAATAGTACGGTACTACTGACATATAACCACTGCAATGATTACTTTTCCATGAATCATATGACAAATGGGAATTGGCAAGTATAGGAGATTTGAGTCATGAATGGAAGGTTGCATGTGAAGTTGTGAACCACACTTTGagagaaaattgagaaaatttagTGGGAAGTACCAGCTCACGACTATAAATTATAACCTGCATAATTATGAATTGCTTTGAAGGACCACACGTtaggagaagaaaaagagaaccaTGTGCAATCAAACTCTAGAAACGGTCAATGATAGAAGCTcaccatataaataaaaatCCTTGGATGATTCTTTTATCGATCTGAATTTTGGTGAATAGAGTTATTTGGTATTAATACTGATAAAAGATAGCAAGTATGTAATGAAATAATTGAGGTGCATACGAAATTTATGAGCGGGCGAGTTGGGAGAGCGCAAGTAGGGGCGGATCTACATGTTgtcgagggtgttcacccgaacactcTAGACAAATAATTGCAGcgtatatatagggtaaattttttgtgtttatgtgcatatattaacttttgaacaccctgaataaattatatttagcttcgtttttttttcgaacaccctgaatgaaaatcctggatccgccactgagCGCAAGGGTCCAAATCTACTTTACCAAAAATTGCGTACAATATAATGTACATATAAAGTcaattatttatgtatatataatagagtTGGACTCTATTGACTTCTTCGTTTGTTtaattctttatattttgaattctctTTGTAAAAATTCTCACTCCGCAAACTAATCTGAACAGCACTATtattataaaaacaaaaaagaaagaaagagaaaagctCAACATATCATTTCTTTGCTTCTACTCCTTCACATAGAGCATTGAGTTTTGAGAAGATTCccttcttttaaaaataaaaaaataaaaataaaaaaaagattcccttccttttttttttttttatacctcttgagccgagggtcgtCCGAAAACAGCCTTTCTATCTTCCGAGAtggaggtaaggtctgcgtacattttaCCTTCTCCAGGGCCCACCATTGTGATTTCCATtaaggtatgttgttgttgtcgtcgtcCCTTCTTTTTTATACCCACTCGACCCCTCAAATTTTTGGGTGTGGTGTAGGTTTGATTTAATCAATGAAGATAAACTATatccattattattatttttttgtcattatATATAGACATTTCTTGATATAGAATATTTTATTAATCCATCCTTTTGGGGTCAAGATTTAGTTGagactttcttttcttgaatgcCTTGTCGAGTGATTAACTAAAACTTACGCCACCACCTTTTTATCCCACctcttctttcattctttttttttgttgtttaatgGTCGAGTACTTGGAAGGTGCAAAGATGGTTGTCATTCTTTATTGTGATAGGAAGACAAggactttttttccttttctataaTTTTCTTTGTCACTTAATAATTAATTAGGGCGCTGCAGAAAAGTTTCAATATAATTAGGACGTATGTAATTAGATGTCGTAATTCAATTTTAAGTGGTTCCACCTCTAGAATTATGTTGGTTTTGAGAGTTTACTAATTCATATCTCAAAGTGATATTAATTTTGGTATTATTTCTAAACAATGTAAACCTTTTGTAGAAGAAATTATCTACAATACACATAAGTAAGGAATATTTTCTGTAAAGCCGTTTCAGATGACACTTTTCTAAATGGTGTTTTCGCCGCTTGTTCAATTGGGCACGATTTTGAACtagtgtaatatcatcataggAGGATTAATCATTTTAAATCAGTGAAGTAATAGAGT contains:
- the LOC132049919 gene encoding protein DETOXIFICATION 46, chloroplastic-like isoform X1; translated protein: MFFITRLFGIRALTSFTGAKNIQIINSANTYIQIRGLAWPALLAGWVAQSASLGMKDSWGPLKALAVATVVNGIGDIVLCRIFSYGIAGAAWATMVSQVVAAYMMIQALNNKGYKGFAISVPSIDELLQIFMIAGPVFLTMMSKVAFYSLLVYFATSMGTQTVAAHQVMVQLFMICAVWGEPLSQTAQSFMPELLYGVNRNLSKARMLLKSLVIVGASFGMVLASLAASIPWLFPKIFSPDPQVIREMHKVLLPYFLALCVTPSILSLEGTLLAGRDLKYISLSMSSIFVLASLLLMLLSSKGLGLSVCWLALVIFQWSRFFMALRRLTLSDGILYSEESTHYELQKLKAV
- the LOC132049919 gene encoding protein DETOXIFICATION 46, chloroplastic-like isoform X2 — translated: MKDSWGPLKALAVATVVNGIGDIVLCRIFSYGIAGAAWATMVSQVVAAYMMIQALNNKGYKGFAISVPSIDELLQIFMIAGPVFLTMMSKVAFYSLLVYFATSMGTQTVAAHQVMVQLFMICAVWGEPLSQTAQSFMPELLYGVNRNLSKARMLLKSLVIVGASFGMVLASLAASIPWLFPKIFSPDPQVIREMHKVLLPYFLALCVTPSILSLEGTLLAGRDLKYISLSMSSIFVLASLLLMLLSSKGLGLSVCWLALVIFQWSRFFMALRRLTLSDGILYSEESTHYELQKLKAV